The following are encoded together in the Bradyrhizobium sp. CCGUVB1N3 genome:
- a CDS encoding ABC transporter permease yields the protein MVTERTKRSGFIEAASSLYPLILVAAAWEMVTRAGLVRPIFLPPLSQVIASFPDLLGNGEILSPLAISLGRAAAGLAIAAVAGISLGFLMARIRWIRWLFEPLIALNFPSPKVAFLPIFILWFGIDHMSKIALVVTTCIFPFIIAAEAGARTVPRAQIWAAEMMGTSRFNILARLILPAALPSLMSGIRIAVPYALVSTFTAEMIAGGGGLGGGLVYAQRLFETTTVFALLLLMMLTGYLIDFAVLALRRRVLHWHEES from the coding sequence CTTCATCGAAGCCGCATCGTCCCTCTACCCTCTCATCCTTGTAGCTGCCGCCTGGGAGATGGTGACGCGTGCCGGATTGGTTCGGCCGATCTTCCTGCCGCCACTGTCGCAGGTCATTGCAAGCTTTCCGGACTTGCTTGGCAATGGCGAGATTCTGTCCCCCCTGGCCATCAGCCTGGGCCGCGCGGCAGCCGGCCTTGCCATCGCCGCGGTCGCGGGAATTTCGCTCGGCTTTCTGATGGCACGGATCCGCTGGATCAGATGGCTGTTCGAACCTCTCATCGCCCTGAATTTCCCGTCCCCCAAAGTCGCCTTCCTGCCGATCTTCATTCTCTGGTTCGGAATCGACCATATGTCGAAGATCGCGCTCGTCGTCACGACCTGCATCTTCCCTTTCATCATCGCCGCCGAAGCCGGCGCGCGGACTGTGCCGCGTGCGCAGATCTGGGCCGCCGAAATGATGGGCACGTCGCGCTTCAACATATTGGCCCGGCTGATCCTTCCAGCGGCCTTGCCATCGCTGATGAGCGGCATTCGCATCGCTGTGCCCTACGCCCTGGTCTCGACGTTCACCGCGGAAATGATCGCCGGCGGGGGCGGTCTCGGCGGCGGCCTCGTCTATGCGCAACGGCTCTTCGAAACAACCACGGTATTTGCGCTGCTTCTGCTCATGATGCTCACCGGATACTTGATCGATTTTGCCGTGCTCGCGCTGCGCCGGCGTGTGCTGCACTGGCACGAAGAATCGTGA
- a CDS encoding MarR family winged helix-turn-helix transcriptional regulator, with the protein MEAGFNGAKKSSALQSRQVSDLSNKRSSGGAPQRLAGVRRGDARPRRAAPASARPDHGAYSPPITISREDFLKDGHDRGFRDGLYAMVTALDGLLRCRDVFGKALDLTGSQFAVLIGTAYRQKASGVTIRDLAEHVRLAAPHVTTEVNRLIKHGLLVKRQHQVDRRSVLVSLSPYGEAEVERIAPLVRQVNDILFEGVSHQDFQAVVRVTQSLTVNVERVFSEIRWGRLAALVEK; encoded by the coding sequence TTGGAGGCCGGATTTAACGGTGCTAAAAAATCGAGTGCGTTGCAAAGCAGACAGGTATCGGATTTGAGCAATAAGCGATCGAGCGGCGGTGCCCCGCAGAGGCTGGCGGGTGTTCGCAGGGGCGACGCGCGCCCGCGCAGGGCTGCGCCGGCTTCAGCGCGCCCTGATCATGGCGCCTACAGCCCGCCAATCACCATCTCGCGGGAAGATTTCCTCAAGGACGGTCATGATCGCGGCTTCCGCGATGGACTTTACGCCATGGTCACGGCGCTGGACGGTCTGCTGCGGTGCCGGGATGTTTTCGGCAAGGCACTCGACCTGACCGGCAGTCAATTCGCGGTGCTGATTGGGACCGCCTATCGGCAAAAGGCCAGCGGGGTTACCATCCGCGATCTTGCCGAGCATGTGCGGCTGGCCGCGCCTCACGTGACGACAGAAGTCAATCGGCTGATCAAGCATGGTCTGCTGGTCAAGCGTCAGCATCAGGTGGACCGCCGCAGCGTCCTGGTTTCGCTCTCGCCGTATGGAGAGGCCGAAGTCGAGCGCATTGCCCCATTGGTACGTCAGGTCAACGACATTCTGTTCGAAGGCGTGAGCCACCAGGACTTTCAGGCCGTCGTCCGCGTTACGCAGTCGCTGACCGTGAACGTCGAGCGGGTATTCTCAGAGATCCGCTGGGGCCGTCTGGCGGCGCTCGTCGAGAAGTGA